The following proteins are co-located in the Bactrocera dorsalis isolate Fly_Bdor unplaced genomic scaffold, ASM2337382v1 BdCtg172, whole genome shotgun sequence genome:
- the LOC125780179 gene encoding uncharacterized protein LOC125780179, with the protein ETTEESIEEQIDVFRHEYKIIIERITEKLNNYNSPQTMYSNIKLQEIKIPMFYGEMKQWSSFHDLFKSLVHDSKHFTEVEKMFRLKTSLGGEAGRLIQHLPVTATNYEAAWQILKE; encoded by the coding sequence ttGAAACAACTGAAGAATCTATTGAGGAACAAATAGATGTATTTCGTCATGAATACAAAATCATCATCGAAAGGATAAcggagaaattaaataattataattcaccACAAACAATGTATTCCAATATAAAACTGCAGGAAATTAAAATTCCGATGTTTTACGGTGAAATGAAACAATGGTCGTCATTCCACGatctttttaaaagtttggtGCATGATTCGAAGCACTTTACAGAAGTGGAAAAGATGTTCCGATTGAAGACATCATTAGGTGGAGAAGCTGGTAGATTAATTCAACATCtaccagtaacagcaacaaattatgAAGCTGCTTGGCAAATTCTCAAGGAAAG